The Pseudomonas rhizosphaerae genomic sequence CCGCCCCATCGTCTATACGCCCCGCATTGCCCCCGTAGCAGCGGCGCAAGCCGCGCCCGAATTCGCCGCGGTGTAACAGCTTGACCGCATGTATCGCTGACGCGGCTTGCGCCGCTGCTACAGGGATTTTGGCGTGACGGACTGCCGCGGTGTGTCGCACACACCGCGACAATCGGCTTTACAACACCACGCTCGGCAGCCACAGCGAGATAGCGGGGATATAGGTCACCAGCATCAACACCATGAACAAGGCCAGGTAGAACGGCAGCAGCGCCTTGACCGTGGCTTCGATGGTCACCTTGCCCACCGCCGCACCCACGAACAACACCGCGCCTACCGGGGGCGTGATCAAGCCGATGCCCAGGTTCACCAGCATGATCATGCCGAAATGCACCGGGTCCACACCCACGCTGACGATCACCGGCAGCAGGATCGGCGTCAGAATCAGGATCAGCGGCGCCATGTCCATGATCGTGCCCAGCATCAGCAGCATCACGTTAATGCACATCAGGATCACGTAGCGGTTGTCCGACAGCGTCAGGAACGCCGTGGTGATCTTCATCGGGATTTCCATCAGCGTCAGGATGTAGCCGAAGCTGGCAGCGAAGCCGATCAGAATCATCACGATGGAAATGGTCCGTGCCGCCCGGTGCATCAGCTTGGGCAGATCACGCCACTTGTAGTCGCGGTAGATGAACATGGTGACGAAGAACGACCACAGCACGGCGATGGCCGCCGACTCGGTCGCAGTGAACACGCCCGACAGGATACCGCCGAGGATGATCACCAGCGCCATCAGCCCCCACAACGCCTCACCGGCGATTTTCAGCGCCTGGCGCATGGGAATGACTTCGCCCTTGGGATAGTTGCGCTTGCGCGCAAAGATCATGCACAGGCCCATCATCACCGCACTGAGCAACAGCCCCGGCATGATCCCGGCCATGAACAGCGAGGCGATCGACACCGAGCCACCGGCAGCCAGCGAGTACAGCACCGAGTTGTGGCTCGGTGGCGTCAGCAAGGCTTGCACCGAGCCACTGACCGTCACTGCCGTGGAGAAGTCGCGCGGATAACCAGCACGCTCCATTTCCGGAATCAGCACCGAGCCCACCGAGGCGGTGTCGGCCACGGACGAGCCGGAGATGGCCCCGAAAAACGTCGAGGCGACGATGTTGACCAGGGACAGCCCCCCACGCACGAACCCCACCAGCACGCCAGCGAAGGCTACCAGTCGGCGCGACATGCCACCTTCGGCCATGATCGCACCGGCCAGCACGAAGAACGGAATGGCCAGCAACGAGAACTTGTTCACCCCACCGGCGATCTGGATCATCAAGGCATCGGCCGGAATATCGATCCACCAGGCACCGATCAAGGCCGACAAACCCAGCGCGTACGCCACCGGCATGCCCACCAGAATCAGCGCGATAAAGCTGCCCAACAGTATGAGAGCATCCATTTACGCGGCACCTTCACTGGCTTCTACAACGTCGAACCGCATCACGGCGCGGTGGCTCTGGTCACCCAGGAACAGCTTTTCCAGGACAAAGATCAAAGTCACGACGCCGCCAATCGGAATGGGCAGGTAGGAGATGCCCACCCGCATGGAAGGGATTTCGCCCAGGTACTGGTTCCAGGTGTTGGCGCACAGCTTGAAGCCCTTGAAGATCATGAACAGCGCGACCACCGCCATCAGGATCTGCACGCCGACTGCGGCGTAGCGGCGGACCTGCGCCGGCATGCGGTCCACGGCCATCGCCACGGCCATGTGCGCGCCGGCCCGGTAGCTGGCCGCCGCGCCGAAAAAGGTGAAGACCACCATCAGCAGGATGGCGACCGGCTCCGGCCAGCTGGAACCGCTGCCCAGGGCGTAGCGGGTAAAGATGCCCCATGGAATGATCAGGGTCATGGTCAGGACCGACAAGCCGGCGATCCCGGTGCAGACCCGGTAAAGCAAGTCGTTGAAACGCAGCACAGTGTTTTTCATGAGGCTCACCCAGCGGCAGGGGAGCGGGCGCAGGCCCGGTCCCCTGTGGTGTTGACGGACAGACTTACTTGACGGCTTCGATACGGGTGATCAGCTCTTTGTACGGCGCGCCGTACTTGTCACGCACCGGTTGAGTGGCGTCGTAGAAGGCTTTCTTCTGCTCAGGCGTCAGGGTGATGAATTCCACGCCACCGGCCTTGAGCTTGGCTTCCGCTTCGCTGGATTTCTTGTCCCACAGCACGCGCTCTTCCATCTGCGCCTCGCGGGCGAGTTTCTTCACCAGCGCCTGTTGTTCCGGGTTGAGCTTGTTCCAGGTGATTTTCGACATCACGATGGGCTCGGGCAGGATCAGATGCTCGGTCAGCGTGTAGAACTTCGCGTTCTGGTAGTGGTTGTGTTCGAGCATGGTCGGCGGGTTGTTCTCGGCGCCGTCGATCACGCCGGTCTGCAGGGCGCTGAAGATCTCACCAGTGGCCATGGCGATGCCGTTGCCGCCCATCGCGTTGATGGTTTCGATGAACACCGGGTTGCCCTGCACGCGAATCTTCATGCCTTTGAGGTCGCTGATCTGACGCACCGGTTTTTTGCTGTAAAGGTTGCGCGTGCCGCCATCCATCCAGCCCAGGGCGACCAGGTTGAATTCGGAATTGGTGATCTTGTCGAGGATCTCCTGGCCGATTTCACCGTCGATGATGCTGCGCATGTGCGCCTGGTCACGGAAGATGAACGGCAGGTTGAACACGTTGACGTCCGGTACCACCGGGCCGACGATGCCCAGGCTGACCCGGGTCATCTGCACCGCGTTGCTCTGGACCTGCTCGACCACTTCCTTCTCCGAGCCCAGCACACCGCCGGCGAACATCTTGAAGGTGATCTCGCCCTTGCTCTGTTCTACGAGTTTCTTGCCCATTTCCTGCTCGGCCACCACCGGCGGATAGCCGGCCGGGTGCACTTCGGCGAACTTGATGTTGATCGCGGCCTGCGCCAGCCCGGACAGGCAGAAGGCGAGCGGGAGTGCTGCTACGAGTAACGTGCGTTTGAAATCCATGGATAACTCCAGCGTTGTTGTTGTTTTGGTGTCGCAAAGGATTCAGTTGTCGCCAAATGGCCCGGAAGCCACGAAGGCGCCGCCCTGATAGACGCGTGCCGGATCGTCGGCAGCGGGCATCGGTTGAGCTTCGATCTTGTCGCGGAAGACTTCCGAGCTGTCCTTGGGGGTGAAGCCCAAGTGCGCGGCAAAGCGGTTGTCCCACCACAGGTCGCGGTTGGCCGAGGCCCCGTAGACCACGGTGTGGCCGACGTTGGGGGTGAACAGGCTCAGTTCGATGAGGCGAGTCAGGTCGTCGAAGCTGAGCCAGGTGCTCATCATCCGGCGGTTGGCGGGCTCGGGGAACGAGGAGCCGATGCGGATGCTGACGGTTTCGATGCCGTAGCGATCGAAGTAGAAGGTGGCCAGGTCTTCGCCATAGGATTTGGACAACCCGTAGTAGCTGTCCGGACGCCGCGGCGAATGAGCGTCGATGGTTTCGTCCTGCTTGTAGAAACCGATCACGTGGTTGGAACTGGCGAACACCACGCGCTTGACGCCGTGCCGGCGCGCGGCTTCGTAGATGTGAAACACCCCGCAGATATTGGGGCCCAGGATATCTTCGAAAGCATGCTCCACCGACACGCCGCCAAAATGCACGATGGCGTCCACGCCTTGCACCAGATCATGCACCGCTTGCTTGTCGGCGAGATCGCACAGCTGGATTTCGGTATGGGGATCGGCTTGCTGGGCGTCGGCACCTGCCGACAGGGGGGTGATATCGGAGAGCCGCAGGGTGCGGGCAAAGGGTTTGAGGCTTTCTCGAAGCACCTTCCCCAGACCACCGGCGGCGCCGGTCAGGAGAAGGCGGTTGAAGGGATTTTGGGTGGAGTGAATGCCTGTCATGAGCGAGACCTTTGTCGTTATTATTTTGTCATCTGTTGTCGTATGACTTGGCTCGGATTATCGACAGCTCCTGACGATCTTGTCAACGCGACTAATGGCGAAATCCGCTCGTAGCAGACACATTGCAGCGTTTTGCAGACAGGTGACTGCCGACTAGAGACGAATCCAGCGCTGGCGCATCCAGCCACTCAGGGCATCCACCGCCAGCACCAGGACCAGCATGGCCAGAATGAGCGTGCTGGCGCGTGCTTCCTGGAACAGGCTGAGGGTGACGTAGAGCATCTGGCCCAGCCCGCCGGCGCCGACGAAGCCGAGGATGCTGGCCATGCGAATGTTGTTTTCCCAGCGGTACAGGGTGTAGGCCAGCAGCTGTGGCCAGAGGATGGGCAGGGTGCCGTAGCAGAACGCCAGCCAGGCGTTGCCGCCCTGCAGGCGAATCGCATTGGCGGGTTCGGGCGGGGTGTTTTCCAACGCTTCGGCGAACAGGCGGCCGAGCACGCCCGCCGTATGCAAGGCCAGCGCCAGGGTGCCGGCGTTGGGTCCGAGCCCGGCCGCCAGCACCATCAGCACCGCCCACACCAACTCGGGTACTGCACGCAGGGCATTGAGCAGCAGCTTGGCCAGGCCCTGCATGGGCCAGCCCAACCGGCCGGCGGCGGGGATCGCCAGCAGCAGGGCAGCCACCGCGGCCAGTAACGTGCCCAGAGCCGACATCGCCAGGGTCTCCAGTGCGGCATGGCCCACGGCCCACAGGTGTTCGGCGGTGAAATCCGGAGACAGAAAGCGCGCCGCGTAACGAGCCATGTGACCCAGGCTGTCGGCATCGCCCAGGTTGAACGGGTTCAGGCCCAGATAGGCGAAGGAGGCGATCACCGCCAGGATGATGGCCAGTACCAGCACCGCATTGCCCAGGCGCCTCATGTGAAACGCCCTCGCAGCACCCGGCTGAGCAAGTCGGCGACCAGCACCAGAACGATGAACGTCAGCAGAATGCTGGCCACCTCGGCCGAAGCGAACATGCGCATCGACAGGTCGATCTGTTGGCCCAGCCCACCGGCGCCGACGAAGCCCATCACCACCGAGGCGCGCACTGCGCATTCCCAGCGGTACACGGTGTACGACATCAGTTCGGCGGCAGCGGCCGGAAGCGTGCCATAGGCGAACGCGGCCAGGCGTCCGGCGCCCGCACGCATCAGGGCCTGGGCCGGACGTTGATCGGCCGACTCGTAGATCTCGGCATACACCTTGCCGAGCATTCCTGCGTAGGTGATGGCAATCGCCAGCACACCGGCGGTCGGGCCCAGGCCTACGGCGCGGACGAACAGCAAGGCCCAGACGATCTCCGGCACGCTGCGCAGAAAGATCAGCACGCCACGCACCGGCCAGCGCAGGCAGGTGCCGAGCCAGCCGGGTTGAGCGCCGATGCTGGCCGCCGACAGCGACAGCGCGCGGCTGGCCAGCAGGCTGGCGGGTACCGCAAGCATCAGCGCCAGAAACATGCCTGCGGTGGCGATGGCCAAGGTCTGCAAGGTCGCGTCCCACAGCAACGCCAGAAAGTCCTGATCATGGGCCGGCGGCCAGAAACTGGCCAGGAAGGCACCGGTGGATCGGCTGACGGCCGGATCGAACAGCACGCCTGGGTTCAGCTCGGCCAGACGGATGCCGGGCCACAGCAACAGCACGGCCAGGGCGGCCAGCAGCAGCCGCGGCAAAGCGGCCGGATCGCGGTGGTGCCGACTCAGCATCGCGGCAGCCAGGGCGTCGCGGTGTCCGCTGACGTGGGGGCACGGCTCAGCTGCGCGTTGGCATACAAATCATCCAGGCGTTGTGGGGTGACTTCGGCGGCGCTCAGGTCGAAGGCGATCTGGCCGTCGCGCACGCCGATGATTCGTGGGAAGCAGGCCAGGGCCAGCTCCACCGTGTGCAGGCTGGCCACCAGGGTGACGCGCTGTTCGCTGGCGTGCTGGCAGAGCAGGTCCAGGGTATGCCGGGCCAGCCTGGGGTCCATCGCCGAAACCGGCTCGTCGGCCAGTAACAACTCTGGCTGTTGATACAGGGCGCGAGCGATGCCGACGCGCTGCAATTGCCCGCCCGACAGCTGCTGGCATTGGGCGAACAGTTTGTCGTCCAGGTCCAGCCGCGCCAGCAGCGCATGGGCGCCGGCGATGTCCACCGGATGCAGAAGGTTGAGCAGGCTCTTGCCCAGGCCCCATTGCCCCAGCTTGCCGGCCAGCACCGCCGTGACCACCCGTTGCCGGGGCGGCAGCGGCGGGGCCTGATGGATCAAGCTAATACGCGCGCGCAGGCGCTGGCGCACGCGACTGCTCAGCTGCCAGGGCTGCACACCCAGCAGCGCCAGCTCGCCGGCGCTGGGCTGCAGGGCGGTCGCCAGCACGTTGAGCAGGCTGGACTTGCCGGCGCCTGAAGGGCCGATGATCGCCACGCGCTCACCCGCGGCAATGCTCAGGTGCACGTCGCGCAGGGCCTGCACACCATTGCGGTGGCGCAGGTCGACGGCCGTCAGGCGCAGGGTCATTTCAACAGATCGGCAGCGCGGGCGGCGTCCTCAATGCCTTTGTAGTTCTCAGGCTTGGTGGCGATGAAGCGGCTGGCTGCCTGCAGGTCGAGAATCGCCTTGTCTTCCGGCTTGGCCGGGTCGAGGGCAAGGAACGCCTGCTTGAGCTTTTCCGCCAACGCCGGGTCGAGGGTGCCGCGCACGGTCCAGTTGTAGTCGAAGTAGGTCGGCGTGGTGGCAAACACCTTGACCTTGTTGGTGTCGACCTTGCCGCTGTCGACCAGCTTCTGCCAGACGCTGGCATTGAGCACGCCGGCATCGACCTTGCCGGCCTGCACCCACGCTGCGGTGGCGTCATGGGCACCAGAGTAGGCGACACGGCTGAAATAGGTCTCAGGCTTGATATTGTCCTGCAGCATGAAATACCGCGGCATCAGGCTGCCGGAAGTCGACGAGATCGAGCCGAACGCGAAGCTCTTGCCCTTGAGGTCCGCCAGCGACTTGACGTTCGGGTCGCTGGTGATGAATTTGCTGGTGAACTGGGCATCCTGCTCGCGCTGCACCAGGGGAATGGCGTTGCCGGTCTTCTGGTTCACCTGGACGAAAGTGAAGCCGCCCAGCCAGGCCATGTCCAGGCGATCGGTCGCCAAGGCCTCGACCACCGCCGGGTAGTCGGCCACTGGCACGAACTCGACCTTCATGCCGGTTTGCTGCTCGAGGTAGGCGCCCAGCGGTTTGAACTTGCGCAGCAGTTCGGTGGGTGCTTCGTCGGGGATGGCGGAAACGCGCAGAACATCGGCGGCAAAGCTGGTGACCGCGCTGGCGCACAGGGCGAGGCCGGCAACCAGTGACAGGGAGCGCTTGAACATGGTGAGTCTCCAAAGGGGCGGCGCACGGAGCGCCTGGGCGGCGCGTGCCGAGCTGGACAGGGCTGGCGCGATTATAAGAGTCACTGCAGGAAAGGCCAGCTTTGATAGACTTCGCAGCCTGTTTCCAGGACGTCGAGAATGCTGCCATGAATTCGCCCATCCGTTTGACCCAGTACAGCCATGGCGCCGGTTGCGGCTGCAAGATCTCGCCCAAGGTATTGGAGGTGATTCTGGCCGGCAGCGGTGCGCAGAACCTGGACCCCAAGCTGTGGGTCGGCAATGCTTCGCGCGACGACGCGGCGGTGTACGCCATCGACGAAGAACGCGGGGTGGTGTCCACCACCGATTTCTTCATGCCCATCGTCGATGACCCGTTCGATTTCGGGCGCATTGCCGCCACCAACGCGATCAGCGACATCTATGCCATGGGTGGCGACCCGTTGATGGCCATCGCGATTCTCGGCTGGCCGGTCAACCTGCTGGCGCCGGAAGTAGCCCGCGAGGTAATCCGCGGCGGCCGCGCGGTGTGCGACGCCGCCGGCATTCCCCTGGCTGGCGGGCATTCGATCGACGCGCCTGAACCCATCTTCGGCCTGGCGGTGACCGGCCTGGTCGACAAACGCCACATGAAGCGCAACGATACCGCCCAGGTCGGCGACCGTCTGTACCTGACCAAGCCGCTGGGCATCGGCATCCTCACCACGGCCGAGAAGAAATCCAGGCTGCGCGACGAAGACGTCGGCGTGGCCCGCGACTGGATGTGCACCCTGAACAAGCCTGGCAGCCGCTTCGGCAAGCTGGCTGGCGTCAGCGCCATGACCGACGTCACCGGTTTCGGCCTGCTCGGGCATCTGGTGGAGATGGCCGATGGCGCGCAGCTCACCGCGCGTCTGGACTACGCCGCCGTGCCGCGCCTGCCCGGCATCGATCACTACCTGCGCGAAGGCTGCGTGCCCGGCGGCACCCAACGTAACTACGAAAGCTACGGCGAACGCATCGCTGCCCTGACCGATGACCAGCGTGACCTGCTCTGCGACCCGCAGACCAGCGGCGGCTTGCTGGTCGCAGTCAGCGCCGCCGGTGAAGCCGAGTTCGTCGCAGTGGCCGCCGAACTGGGTCTGCAGCTTGCCCCCATCGGCAGTTTGATTGAGCGTCTGCCCCATGCGGTCGAGGTGGTCTGATGCGTGACAACAGCAGCGACTACCGCGCGTTGTTCCTGGGCGATGTGCCGATGATGGACGCCCGTGCGCCGGTGGAGTTCGACAAGGGCGCGTTCCCAGGCGTGCACAACCTGCCGCTGATGGACGACCTGGAACGGCAGAAGGTCGGTACCTGCTACAAGCAGCAAGGCCAGGAGGCTGCCATCGCCCTGGGCCATCGCCTGGTGTCCGGCGACATCAAGGCGCAGCGGATCGCGGCCTGGGCGGCATTCGCCCAGGCCAATCCGCACGGCTATCTGTATTGCTTCCGCGGCGGGCTGCGTTCGCAGACCGTGCAACGCTGGCTGCACGAAGCCGGGATCGACTACCCGCGGGTGCTGGGCGGCTACAAGGCCATGCGCAGCTTCCTGCTCGACACCCTCGAGCAGGCGGTGGAGCAATGCCGGTTCGTGGTGCTGGGCGGCATGACCGGCACCGGCAAGACCGACGTACTGGCGCAGTTGAGCAATGCCCTGGACCTGGAAGGGCATGCCAACCACCGGGGCTCCAGCTTCGGCAAGCGTGCGACCGGACAGCCAGCGCAGATCGATTTCGAGAACCGCCTGGCCATCGACGTGCTGAAAAAGCGCGCCGCCGGCATCGAGCAGTTCGTGCTCGAAGACGAAAGCCGTCTGGTCGGCAGCTGCAACGTGCCGTTGACGTTGCATCAGGGCATGCAGGGTTATCCCCTGGTGTGGCTGGAAGACAGCTTCC encodes the following:
- a CDS encoding TRAP transporter small permease; translated protein: MKNTVLRFNDLLYRVCTGIAGLSVLTMTLIIPWGIFTRYALGSGSSWPEPVAILLMVVFTFFGAAASYRAGAHMAVAMAVDRMPAQVRRYAAVGVQILMAVVALFMIFKGFKLCANTWNQYLGEIPSMRVGISYLPIPIGGVVTLIFVLEKLFLGDQSHRAVMRFDVVEASEGAA
- a CDS encoding TRAP transporter large permease, giving the protein MDALILLGSFIALILVGMPVAYALGLSALIGAWWIDIPADALMIQIAGGVNKFSLLAIPFFVLAGAIMAEGGMSRRLVAFAGVLVGFVRGGLSLVNIVASTFFGAISGSSVADTASVGSVLIPEMERAGYPRDFSTAVTVSGSVQALLTPPSHNSVLYSLAAGGSVSIASLFMAGIMPGLLLSAVMMGLCMIFARKRNYPKGEVIPMRQALKIAGEALWGLMALVIILGGILSGVFTATESAAIAVLWSFFVTMFIYRDYKWRDLPKLMHRAARTISIVMILIGFAASFGYILTLMEIPMKITTAFLTLSDNRYVILMCINVMLLMLGTIMDMAPLILILTPILLPVIVSVGVDPVHFGMIMLVNLGIGLITPPVGAVLFVGAAVGKVTIEATVKALLPFYLALFMVLMLVTYIPAISLWLPSVVL
- the mnmH gene encoding tRNA 2-selenouridine(34) synthase MnmH, encoding MRDNSSDYRALFLGDVPMMDARAPVEFDKGAFPGVHNLPLMDDLERQKVGTCYKQQGQEAAIALGHRLVSGDIKAQRIAAWAAFAQANPHGYLYCFRGGLRSQTVQRWLHEAGIDYPRVLGGYKAMRSFLLDTLEQAVEQCRFVVLGGMTGTGKTDVLAQLSNALDLEGHANHRGSSFGKRATGQPAQIDFENRLAIDVLKKRAAGIEQFVLEDESRLVGSCNVPLTLHQGMQGYPLVWLEDSFHNRVERILRDYVVDLCAEFVALHGEHGHELFAERLLQSLDRIYKRLGGERHQRLQAQMQAALEEQQRTGQVDLHRGWIEGLLHEYYDPMYAFQRESKASRIEFAGDQAAVVDYLRERLAKG
- the phnE gene encoding phosphonate ABC transporter, permease protein PhnE — encoded protein: MRRLGNAVLVLAIILAVIASFAYLGLNPFNLGDADSLGHMARYAARFLSPDFTAEHLWAVGHAALETLAMSALGTLLAAVAALLLAIPAAGRLGWPMQGLAKLLLNALRAVPELVWAVLMVLAAGLGPNAGTLALALHTAGVLGRLFAEALENTPPEPANAIRLQGGNAWLAFCYGTLPILWPQLLAYTLYRWENNIRMASILGFVGAGGLGQMLYVTLSLFQEARASTLILAMLVLVLAVDALSGWMRQRWIRL
- a CDS encoding TRAP transporter substrate-binding protein encodes the protein MDFKRTLLVAALPLAFCLSGLAQAAINIKFAEVHPAGYPPVVAEQEMGKKLVEQSKGEITFKMFAGGVLGSEKEVVEQVQSNAVQMTRVSLGIVGPVVPDVNVFNLPFIFRDQAHMRSIIDGEIGQEILDKITNSEFNLVALGWMDGGTRNLYSKKPVRQISDLKGMKIRVQGNPVFIETINAMGGNGIAMATGEIFSALQTGVIDGAENNPPTMLEHNHYQNAKFYTLTEHLILPEPIVMSKITWNKLNPEQQALVKKLAREAQMEERVLWDKKSSEAEAKLKAGGVEFITLTPEQKKAFYDATQPVRDKYGAPYKELITRIEAVK
- the selD gene encoding selenide, water dikinase SelD, translating into MNSPIRLTQYSHGAGCGCKISPKVLEVILAGSGAQNLDPKLWVGNASRDDAAVYAIDEERGVVSTTDFFMPIVDDPFDFGRIAATNAISDIYAMGGDPLMAIAILGWPVNLLAPEVAREVIRGGRAVCDAAGIPLAGGHSIDAPEPIFGLAVTGLVDKRHMKRNDTAQVGDRLYLTKPLGIGILTTAEKKSRLRDEDVGVARDWMCTLNKPGSRFGKLAGVSAMTDVTGFGLLGHLVEMADGAQLTARLDYAAVPRLPGIDHYLREGCVPGGTQRNYESYGERIAALTDDQRDLLCDPQTSGGLLVAVSAAGEAEFVAVAAELGLQLAPIGSLIERLPHAVEVV
- a CDS encoding NAD-dependent epimerase/dehydratase family protein, which gives rise to MTGIHSTQNPFNRLLLTGAAGGLGKVLRESLKPFARTLRLSDITPLSAGADAQQADPHTEIQLCDLADKQAVHDLVQGVDAIVHFGGVSVEHAFEDILGPNICGVFHIYEAARRHGVKRVVFASSNHVIGFYKQDETIDAHSPRRPDSYYGLSKSYGEDLATFYFDRYGIETVSIRIGSSFPEPANRRMMSTWLSFDDLTRLIELSLFTPNVGHTVVYGASANRDLWWDNRFAAHLGFTPKDSSEVFRDKIEAQPMPAADDPARVYQGGAFVASGPFGDN
- a CDS encoding PhnE/PtxC family ABC transporter permease — encoded protein: MLSRHHRDPAALPRLLLAALAVLLLWPGIRLAELNPGVLFDPAVSRSTGAFLASFWPPAHDQDFLALLWDATLQTLAIATAGMFLALMLAVPASLLASRALSLSAASIGAQPGWLGTCLRWPVRGVLIFLRSVPEIVWALLFVRAVGLGPTAGVLAIAITYAGMLGKVYAEIYESADQRPAQALMRAGAGRLAAFAYGTLPAAAAELMSYTVYRWECAVRASVVMGFVGAGGLGQQIDLSMRMFASAEVASILLTFIVLVLVADLLSRVLRGRFT
- a CDS encoding putative selenate ABC transporter substrate-binding protein: MFKRSLSLVAGLALCASAVTSFAADVLRVSAIPDEAPTELLRKFKPLGAYLEQQTGMKVEFVPVADYPAVVEALATDRLDMAWLGGFTFVQVNQKTGNAIPLVQREQDAQFTSKFITSDPNVKSLADLKGKSFAFGSISSTSGSLMPRYFMLQDNIKPETYFSRVAYSGAHDATAAWVQAGKVDAGVLNASVWQKLVDSGKVDTNKVKVFATTPTYFDYNWTVRGTLDPALAEKLKQAFLALDPAKPEDKAILDLQAASRFIATKPENYKGIEDAARAADLLK
- a CDS encoding phosphonate ABC transporter ATP-binding protein, coding for MTLRLTAVDLRHRNGVQALRDVHLSIAAGERVAIIGPSGAGKSSLLNVLATALQPSAGELALLGVQPWQLSSRVRQRLRARISLIHQAPPLPPRQRVVTAVLAGKLGQWGLGKSLLNLLHPVDIAGAHALLARLDLDDKLFAQCQQLSGGQLQRVGIARALYQQPELLLADEPVSAMDPRLARHTLDLLCQHASEQRVTLVASLHTVELALACFPRIIGVRDGQIAFDLSAAEVTPQRLDDLYANAQLSRAPTSADTATPWLPRC